One Nicotiana tomentosiformis chromosome 4, ASM39032v3, whole genome shotgun sequence genomic window carries:
- the LOC104118156 gene encoding 5'-3' exoribonuclease 3 isoform X1, whose product MGVPAFYRWLAEKYQMVIVDVIEEEAVVIEGVKIPVDTSKPNPNKIEYDNLYLDMNGIIHPCFHPEDRPSPTTFEEVFQCMFDYIDRLFSMVRPRKLLYMAIDGVAPRAKMNQQRSRRFRAAKDAADAAAEEAKLREEFEREGRKLPPKQESQVFDSNVITPGTPFMGTLSIALQYYIHLRLNHDPGWKNVKVILSDANVPGEGEHKIMSYIRLQRNLPGYDPNTRHCLYGLDADLIMLGLATHEVHFSILREVVFTPGQQDKCFLCGQMGHLAADCEGKAKRKAGEFDEKGDAEVVAKKPFQFLNIWTLREYLEYDMRIPNPPFEIDLERIIDDFIFICFFVGNDFLPHMPTLEIREGAINLLLAVYKKEFKSMGGYLTDGSQPNLSRVEHFIQAVGSYEDKIFQKRARLHQRQSERIKREKAQSKRGDDSAPQAEPESLVPVARFGGSRLASGPSPSPYQPGGTSRRDQLRHGTSSLSILDIQSEHSGTVDEKGSVVSAKKVARLSSGATIGAAIVEAENSLEIEVLENKEELKTKLNKLIREKNDVFNSEHPEEDKIKLGVPGWKERYYEEKFSAKTPEEMEEVRKDVVLKYTEGLCWVMHYYYEGVCSWQWFYPYHYAPFASDLKDLGELNITFELGSPFKPFNQLLGVFPAASAHALPVQYRQLMTDPNSPIIDFYPTDFEVDMNGKRFSWQGIAKLPFIDEVRLLAEVAKVEHTLTEEEARRNSVMNDMLFVSLSHPLSPYIFSLDDRCKQLTDYERVEVKERLDPKSSGGMNGYISLCMGDPCPPIFRSPIDGLEDIMDNQVICAIYRLPDPHKHITRPPKGVIFPKKLVTFGDIKPDPVLWHEDSGRKPWENGRNQHPGGNSGRHVGEAAHRLVANSLQMRSGHGDYARAQPAAYPATHGPFPSSHRYNGQEHVRASFGYSARDDTAAPYHYDHSYNQSYVPAAVDPYSRPPPLYERGGRPVPPSGDYHRHGHHSAVVTQNVGYGYSSHATRAQYVSQTPIPPVAHFHQQQSGYDNYTSYQPYVAGSYNQLGGGWTPQGSQNVARGYSNPRPSSNHFSALGRGRDRRPPSSGHNR is encoded by the exons ATGGGAGTTCCAGCATTTTACCGATGGTTAGCTGAGAAGTATCAAATGGTTATTGTGGATGTGATAGAAGAAGAGGCCGTTGTTATTGAAGGCGTGAAAATTCCAGTGGATACGAGTAAACCTAATCCGAACAAAATTGAATATGATAATCTGTACCTTGATATGAATGGTATCATCCATCCATGTTTTCACCCTGAAGACAGA CCCTCTCCAACGACATTTGAGGAGGTCTTTCAGTGCATGTTTGACTACATAGACAGGCTTTTCTCTATGGTGCGTCCTCGAAAGCTGCTATATATGGCTATTG ATGGTGTTGCACCTAGGGCAAAAATGAATCAGCAGAGATCTAGACGTTTTAGAGCAGCAAAAGATGCAGCAGATGCG GCAGCCGAGGAGGCAAAGCTGCGGGAGGAATTCGAGAGAGAGGGCAGGAAACTTCCCCCTAAACAAGAATCACAAGTTTTTGATTCAAATGTCATCACTCCTGGGACTCCATTCATGGGCACATTATCAATTGCTCTTCAGTACTACATTCATCTTAGACTAAACCATGATCCAGGATGGAAAAACGTTAAG GTTATACTGTCTGATGCAAATGTTCCTGGTGAGGGGGAGCATAAAATTATGTCCTATATTCGCCTTCAAAGAAATCTTCCTGGTTATGACCCAAATACACGCCATTGTCTTTATGGTTTG GATGCAGATCTAATCATGTTGGGTTTGGCTACTCATGAAGTTCACTTCTCGATACTCAGAGAG GTTGTATTTACTCCAGGTCAGCAGGATAAGTGTTTCCTTTGTGGTCAAATGGGTCACTTAGCTGCAGATTGCGAAGGAAAGGCAAAACGAAAAGCAGGAGAATTTGATGAGAAAGGCGATGCTGAGGTTGTGGCAAAAAAACCTTTCCAG TTCCTCAACATATGGACTTTGCGGGAGTATTTAGAATATGATATGAGAATTCCGAATCCTCCATTTGAGATTGATCTCGAGCGGATCATTGATGACTTCATAtttatttgtttctttgttgGCAATGATTTTCTCCCACATATGCCTACACTTGAGATCCGTGAG GGTGCAATAAACTTGTTGCTGGCTGTTTATAAGAAGGAGTTTAAGTCTATGGGAGGGTATCTAACCGATGGTAGCCAG CCAAATCTTAGCAGGGTGGAGCATTTTATTCAGGCTGTGGGATCGTATGAAGATAAGATATTCCAGAAAAGAGCTCGCTTACATCAG AGACAATCTGAGAGAATCAAGCGTGAAAAGGCACAGTCAAAAAGAGGAGATGACTCCGCTCCTCAAGCTGAACCTGAATCTTTGGTTCCAGTTGCTCGGTTTGGTGGTTCGCGGCTTGCTTCAGGTCCTTCGCCTTCTCCCTATCAACCGGGGGGAACTTCAAGACGTGACCAACTTCGGCATGGCACATCAAGTCTTTCAATCCTTGACATTCAGAGCGAGCACTCTGGGACTGTTGATGAAAAAGGATCTGTTGTTAGTGCCAAAAAAGTTGCACGTTTGAGTTCTGGGGCCACGATAGGAGCTGCAATTGTTGAAGCTGAGAATAGCCTTGAAATAGAA GTATTAGAAAACAAAGAAGAGCTGAAAACAAAACTAAACAAGTTGATCCGTGAGAAGAATGACGTTTTTAATTCAGAGCATCCCGAGGAAGACAAG ATCAAACTGGGAGTGCCAGGGTGGAAGGAAAGGTATTATGAGGAAAAATTTTCTGCGAAGACACCTGAGGAGATGGAAGAAGTACGAAAGGACGTT GTCTTGAAATACACAGAAGGGCTGTGCTGGGTTATGCACTATTATTATGAAGGCGTTTGTTCCTGGCAATg GTTTTATCCTTATCATTATGCTCCTTTTGCTTCTGACCTCAAGGATCTTGGGGAGTTGAATATCACCTTTGAACTAGGTTCTCCATTCAAACCATTCAATCAGCTGTTAGGAGTTTTTCCTGCTGCCAG TGCACATGCTCTTCCTGTACAGTACAGGCAATTGATGACAGACCCAAACTCGCCCATTATTGATTTCTATCCTACTG ATTTTGAGGTGGACATGAATGGGAAGCGCTTTTCATGGCAG GGTATTGCCAAGCTACCTTTCATTGATGAAGTCCGGCTCCTTGCAGAGGTTGCAAAAGTCGAACATACCTTGACGGAGGAAGAAGCACGAAGAAATAGTGTGATGAATGATATGCTTTTTGTATCATTATCTCACCCTTTATCTCCATACATTTTTTCTCTTGATGATCGTTGTAAGCAGCTTACAGACTATGAACGTGTTGAAGTCAAGGAGCGCTTGGACCCAAAATCAAG TGGTGGGATGAATGGCTATATATCCCTTTGCATGGGAGATCCTTGTCCTCCAATATTTAGATCACCTATTGATGGGCTGGAAGATATTATGGACAATCAAGTCAT ATGTGCAATATACAGACTCCCGGACCCCCATAAGCATATCACACGGCCACCTAAAGGGGTTATTTTCCCAAAGAAG TTGGTCACATTCGGTGATATAAAACCTGATCCCGTGTTGTGGCATGAGGATTCTGGGAGGAAACCTTGGGAAAATGGAAG GAACCAACACCCTGGCGGAAACTCTGGTCGTCACGTTGGAGAGGCAGCACACAGGCTGGTGGCTAATAGTTTGCAGATGAGGAGCGGTCATGGTGATTATGCACGTGCTCAACCTGCAGCATATCCTGCTACACATGGTCCTTTTCCTTCCTCTCACAGATACAATGGTCAGGAACATGTTCGGGCTAGTTTTGGGTATTCCGCTCGAGATGACACAGCTGCGCCGTATCACTATGATCATAGCTATAACCAATCTTATGTCCCAGCTGCTGTTGATCCTTATAGTAGGCCGCCTCCTCTGTATGAGAGGGGTGGCCGACCTGTCCCTCCCAGCGGGGATTATCATAGACATGGACATCACAGTGCTGTGGTGACGCAAAATGTTGGATATGGTTATTCCTCTCATGCCACTCGTGCGCAGTATGTCAGCCAAACACCAATACCACCCGTTGCTCATTTTCACCAGCAGCAGAGTGGATATGACAATTACACGAGTTATCAACCTTATGTGGCAGGAAGCTATAACCAACTGGGTGGTGGATGGACCCCTCAAGGTAGCCAAAATGTTGCTCGAGGGTATAGTAATCCACGTCCTTCCAGTAATCACTTCTCGGCGTTGGGAAGAGGAAGAGATAGAAGGCCCCCATCTTCAGGTCATAACCGTTAA
- the LOC104118156 gene encoding 5'-3' exoribonuclease 3 isoform X2: protein MNQQRSRRFRAAKDAADAAAEEAKLREEFEREGRKLPPKQESQVFDSNVITPGTPFMGTLSIALQYYIHLRLNHDPGWKNVKVILSDANVPGEGEHKIMSYIRLQRNLPGYDPNTRHCLYGLDADLIMLGLATHEVHFSILREVVFTPGQQDKCFLCGQMGHLAADCEGKAKRKAGEFDEKGDAEVVAKKPFQFLNIWTLREYLEYDMRIPNPPFEIDLERIIDDFIFICFFVGNDFLPHMPTLEIREGAINLLLAVYKKEFKSMGGYLTDGSQPNLSRVEHFIQAVGSYEDKIFQKRARLHQRQSERIKREKAQSKRGDDSAPQAEPESLVPVARFGGSRLASGPSPSPYQPGGTSRRDQLRHGTSSLSILDIQSEHSGTVDEKGSVVSAKKVARLSSGATIGAAIVEAENSLEIEVLENKEELKTKLNKLIREKNDVFNSEHPEEDKIKLGVPGWKERYYEEKFSAKTPEEMEEVRKDVVLKYTEGLCWVMHYYYEGVCSWQWFYPYHYAPFASDLKDLGELNITFELGSPFKPFNQLLGVFPAASAHALPVQYRQLMTDPNSPIIDFYPTDFEVDMNGKRFSWQGIAKLPFIDEVRLLAEVAKVEHTLTEEEARRNSVMNDMLFVSLSHPLSPYIFSLDDRCKQLTDYERVEVKERLDPKSSGGMNGYISLCMGDPCPPIFRSPIDGLEDIMDNQVICAIYRLPDPHKHITRPPKGVIFPKKLVTFGDIKPDPVLWHEDSGRKPWENGRNQHPGGNSGRHVGEAAHRLVANSLQMRSGHGDYARAQPAAYPATHGPFPSSHRYNGQEHVRASFGYSARDDTAAPYHYDHSYNQSYVPAAVDPYSRPPPLYERGGRPVPPSGDYHRHGHHSAVVTQNVGYGYSSHATRAQYVSQTPIPPVAHFHQQQSGYDNYTSYQPYVAGSYNQLGGGWTPQGSQNVARGYSNPRPSSNHFSALGRGRDRRPPSSGHNR from the exons ATGAATCAGCAGAGATCTAGACGTTTTAGAGCAGCAAAAGATGCAGCAGATGCG GCAGCCGAGGAGGCAAAGCTGCGGGAGGAATTCGAGAGAGAGGGCAGGAAACTTCCCCCTAAACAAGAATCACAAGTTTTTGATTCAAATGTCATCACTCCTGGGACTCCATTCATGGGCACATTATCAATTGCTCTTCAGTACTACATTCATCTTAGACTAAACCATGATCCAGGATGGAAAAACGTTAAG GTTATACTGTCTGATGCAAATGTTCCTGGTGAGGGGGAGCATAAAATTATGTCCTATATTCGCCTTCAAAGAAATCTTCCTGGTTATGACCCAAATACACGCCATTGTCTTTATGGTTTG GATGCAGATCTAATCATGTTGGGTTTGGCTACTCATGAAGTTCACTTCTCGATACTCAGAGAG GTTGTATTTACTCCAGGTCAGCAGGATAAGTGTTTCCTTTGTGGTCAAATGGGTCACTTAGCTGCAGATTGCGAAGGAAAGGCAAAACGAAAAGCAGGAGAATTTGATGAGAAAGGCGATGCTGAGGTTGTGGCAAAAAAACCTTTCCAG TTCCTCAACATATGGACTTTGCGGGAGTATTTAGAATATGATATGAGAATTCCGAATCCTCCATTTGAGATTGATCTCGAGCGGATCATTGATGACTTCATAtttatttgtttctttgttgGCAATGATTTTCTCCCACATATGCCTACACTTGAGATCCGTGAG GGTGCAATAAACTTGTTGCTGGCTGTTTATAAGAAGGAGTTTAAGTCTATGGGAGGGTATCTAACCGATGGTAGCCAG CCAAATCTTAGCAGGGTGGAGCATTTTATTCAGGCTGTGGGATCGTATGAAGATAAGATATTCCAGAAAAGAGCTCGCTTACATCAG AGACAATCTGAGAGAATCAAGCGTGAAAAGGCACAGTCAAAAAGAGGAGATGACTCCGCTCCTCAAGCTGAACCTGAATCTTTGGTTCCAGTTGCTCGGTTTGGTGGTTCGCGGCTTGCTTCAGGTCCTTCGCCTTCTCCCTATCAACCGGGGGGAACTTCAAGACGTGACCAACTTCGGCATGGCACATCAAGTCTTTCAATCCTTGACATTCAGAGCGAGCACTCTGGGACTGTTGATGAAAAAGGATCTGTTGTTAGTGCCAAAAAAGTTGCACGTTTGAGTTCTGGGGCCACGATAGGAGCTGCAATTGTTGAAGCTGAGAATAGCCTTGAAATAGAA GTATTAGAAAACAAAGAAGAGCTGAAAACAAAACTAAACAAGTTGATCCGTGAGAAGAATGACGTTTTTAATTCAGAGCATCCCGAGGAAGACAAG ATCAAACTGGGAGTGCCAGGGTGGAAGGAAAGGTATTATGAGGAAAAATTTTCTGCGAAGACACCTGAGGAGATGGAAGAAGTACGAAAGGACGTT GTCTTGAAATACACAGAAGGGCTGTGCTGGGTTATGCACTATTATTATGAAGGCGTTTGTTCCTGGCAATg GTTTTATCCTTATCATTATGCTCCTTTTGCTTCTGACCTCAAGGATCTTGGGGAGTTGAATATCACCTTTGAACTAGGTTCTCCATTCAAACCATTCAATCAGCTGTTAGGAGTTTTTCCTGCTGCCAG TGCACATGCTCTTCCTGTACAGTACAGGCAATTGATGACAGACCCAAACTCGCCCATTATTGATTTCTATCCTACTG ATTTTGAGGTGGACATGAATGGGAAGCGCTTTTCATGGCAG GGTATTGCCAAGCTACCTTTCATTGATGAAGTCCGGCTCCTTGCAGAGGTTGCAAAAGTCGAACATACCTTGACGGAGGAAGAAGCACGAAGAAATAGTGTGATGAATGATATGCTTTTTGTATCATTATCTCACCCTTTATCTCCATACATTTTTTCTCTTGATGATCGTTGTAAGCAGCTTACAGACTATGAACGTGTTGAAGTCAAGGAGCGCTTGGACCCAAAATCAAG TGGTGGGATGAATGGCTATATATCCCTTTGCATGGGAGATCCTTGTCCTCCAATATTTAGATCACCTATTGATGGGCTGGAAGATATTATGGACAATCAAGTCAT ATGTGCAATATACAGACTCCCGGACCCCCATAAGCATATCACACGGCCACCTAAAGGGGTTATTTTCCCAAAGAAG TTGGTCACATTCGGTGATATAAAACCTGATCCCGTGTTGTGGCATGAGGATTCTGGGAGGAAACCTTGGGAAAATGGAAG GAACCAACACCCTGGCGGAAACTCTGGTCGTCACGTTGGAGAGGCAGCACACAGGCTGGTGGCTAATAGTTTGCAGATGAGGAGCGGTCATGGTGATTATGCACGTGCTCAACCTGCAGCATATCCTGCTACACATGGTCCTTTTCCTTCCTCTCACAGATACAATGGTCAGGAACATGTTCGGGCTAGTTTTGGGTATTCCGCTCGAGATGACACAGCTGCGCCGTATCACTATGATCATAGCTATAACCAATCTTATGTCCCAGCTGCTGTTGATCCTTATAGTAGGCCGCCTCCTCTGTATGAGAGGGGTGGCCGACCTGTCCCTCCCAGCGGGGATTATCATAGACATGGACATCACAGTGCTGTGGTGACGCAAAATGTTGGATATGGTTATTCCTCTCATGCCACTCGTGCGCAGTATGTCAGCCAAACACCAATACCACCCGTTGCTCATTTTCACCAGCAGCAGAGTGGATATGACAATTACACGAGTTATCAACCTTATGTGGCAGGAAGCTATAACCAACTGGGTGGTGGATGGACCCCTCAAGGTAGCCAAAATGTTGCTCGAGGGTATAGTAATCCACGTCCTTCCAGTAATCACTTCTCGGCGTTGGGAAGAGGAAGAGATAGAAGGCCCCCATCTTCAGGTCATAACCGTTAA
- the LOC104118156 gene encoding 5'-3' exoribonuclease 3 isoform X3: protein MGTLSIALQYYIHLRLNHDPGWKNVKVILSDANVPGEGEHKIMSYIRLQRNLPGYDPNTRHCLYGLDADLIMLGLATHEVHFSILREVVFTPGQQDKCFLCGQMGHLAADCEGKAKRKAGEFDEKGDAEVVAKKPFQFLNIWTLREYLEYDMRIPNPPFEIDLERIIDDFIFICFFVGNDFLPHMPTLEIREGAINLLLAVYKKEFKSMGGYLTDGSQPNLSRVEHFIQAVGSYEDKIFQKRARLHQRQSERIKREKAQSKRGDDSAPQAEPESLVPVARFGGSRLASGPSPSPYQPGGTSRRDQLRHGTSSLSILDIQSEHSGTVDEKGSVVSAKKVARLSSGATIGAAIVEAENSLEIEVLENKEELKTKLNKLIREKNDVFNSEHPEEDKIKLGVPGWKERYYEEKFSAKTPEEMEEVRKDVVLKYTEGLCWVMHYYYEGVCSWQWFYPYHYAPFASDLKDLGELNITFELGSPFKPFNQLLGVFPAASAHALPVQYRQLMTDPNSPIIDFYPTDFEVDMNGKRFSWQGIAKLPFIDEVRLLAEVAKVEHTLTEEEARRNSVMNDMLFVSLSHPLSPYIFSLDDRCKQLTDYERVEVKERLDPKSSGGMNGYISLCMGDPCPPIFRSPIDGLEDIMDNQVICAIYRLPDPHKHITRPPKGVIFPKKLVTFGDIKPDPVLWHEDSGRKPWENGRNQHPGGNSGRHVGEAAHRLVANSLQMRSGHGDYARAQPAAYPATHGPFPSSHRYNGQEHVRASFGYSARDDTAAPYHYDHSYNQSYVPAAVDPYSRPPPLYERGGRPVPPSGDYHRHGHHSAVVTQNVGYGYSSHATRAQYVSQTPIPPVAHFHQQQSGYDNYTSYQPYVAGSYNQLGGGWTPQGSQNVARGYSNPRPSSNHFSALGRGRDRRPPSSGHNR from the exons ATGGGCACATTATCAATTGCTCTTCAGTACTACATTCATCTTAGACTAAACCATGATCCAGGATGGAAAAACGTTAAG GTTATACTGTCTGATGCAAATGTTCCTGGTGAGGGGGAGCATAAAATTATGTCCTATATTCGCCTTCAAAGAAATCTTCCTGGTTATGACCCAAATACACGCCATTGTCTTTATGGTTTG GATGCAGATCTAATCATGTTGGGTTTGGCTACTCATGAAGTTCACTTCTCGATACTCAGAGAG GTTGTATTTACTCCAGGTCAGCAGGATAAGTGTTTCCTTTGTGGTCAAATGGGTCACTTAGCTGCAGATTGCGAAGGAAAGGCAAAACGAAAAGCAGGAGAATTTGATGAGAAAGGCGATGCTGAGGTTGTGGCAAAAAAACCTTTCCAG TTCCTCAACATATGGACTTTGCGGGAGTATTTAGAATATGATATGAGAATTCCGAATCCTCCATTTGAGATTGATCTCGAGCGGATCATTGATGACTTCATAtttatttgtttctttgttgGCAATGATTTTCTCCCACATATGCCTACACTTGAGATCCGTGAG GGTGCAATAAACTTGTTGCTGGCTGTTTATAAGAAGGAGTTTAAGTCTATGGGAGGGTATCTAACCGATGGTAGCCAG CCAAATCTTAGCAGGGTGGAGCATTTTATTCAGGCTGTGGGATCGTATGAAGATAAGATATTCCAGAAAAGAGCTCGCTTACATCAG AGACAATCTGAGAGAATCAAGCGTGAAAAGGCACAGTCAAAAAGAGGAGATGACTCCGCTCCTCAAGCTGAACCTGAATCTTTGGTTCCAGTTGCTCGGTTTGGTGGTTCGCGGCTTGCTTCAGGTCCTTCGCCTTCTCCCTATCAACCGGGGGGAACTTCAAGACGTGACCAACTTCGGCATGGCACATCAAGTCTTTCAATCCTTGACATTCAGAGCGAGCACTCTGGGACTGTTGATGAAAAAGGATCTGTTGTTAGTGCCAAAAAAGTTGCACGTTTGAGTTCTGGGGCCACGATAGGAGCTGCAATTGTTGAAGCTGAGAATAGCCTTGAAATAGAA GTATTAGAAAACAAAGAAGAGCTGAAAACAAAACTAAACAAGTTGATCCGTGAGAAGAATGACGTTTTTAATTCAGAGCATCCCGAGGAAGACAAG ATCAAACTGGGAGTGCCAGGGTGGAAGGAAAGGTATTATGAGGAAAAATTTTCTGCGAAGACACCTGAGGAGATGGAAGAAGTACGAAAGGACGTT GTCTTGAAATACACAGAAGGGCTGTGCTGGGTTATGCACTATTATTATGAAGGCGTTTGTTCCTGGCAATg GTTTTATCCTTATCATTATGCTCCTTTTGCTTCTGACCTCAAGGATCTTGGGGAGTTGAATATCACCTTTGAACTAGGTTCTCCATTCAAACCATTCAATCAGCTGTTAGGAGTTTTTCCTGCTGCCAG TGCACATGCTCTTCCTGTACAGTACAGGCAATTGATGACAGACCCAAACTCGCCCATTATTGATTTCTATCCTACTG ATTTTGAGGTGGACATGAATGGGAAGCGCTTTTCATGGCAG GGTATTGCCAAGCTACCTTTCATTGATGAAGTCCGGCTCCTTGCAGAGGTTGCAAAAGTCGAACATACCTTGACGGAGGAAGAAGCACGAAGAAATAGTGTGATGAATGATATGCTTTTTGTATCATTATCTCACCCTTTATCTCCATACATTTTTTCTCTTGATGATCGTTGTAAGCAGCTTACAGACTATGAACGTGTTGAAGTCAAGGAGCGCTTGGACCCAAAATCAAG TGGTGGGATGAATGGCTATATATCCCTTTGCATGGGAGATCCTTGTCCTCCAATATTTAGATCACCTATTGATGGGCTGGAAGATATTATGGACAATCAAGTCAT ATGTGCAATATACAGACTCCCGGACCCCCATAAGCATATCACACGGCCACCTAAAGGGGTTATTTTCCCAAAGAAG TTGGTCACATTCGGTGATATAAAACCTGATCCCGTGTTGTGGCATGAGGATTCTGGGAGGAAACCTTGGGAAAATGGAAG GAACCAACACCCTGGCGGAAACTCTGGTCGTCACGTTGGAGAGGCAGCACACAGGCTGGTGGCTAATAGTTTGCAGATGAGGAGCGGTCATGGTGATTATGCACGTGCTCAACCTGCAGCATATCCTGCTACACATGGTCCTTTTCCTTCCTCTCACAGATACAATGGTCAGGAACATGTTCGGGCTAGTTTTGGGTATTCCGCTCGAGATGACACAGCTGCGCCGTATCACTATGATCATAGCTATAACCAATCTTATGTCCCAGCTGCTGTTGATCCTTATAGTAGGCCGCCTCCTCTGTATGAGAGGGGTGGCCGACCTGTCCCTCCCAGCGGGGATTATCATAGACATGGACATCACAGTGCTGTGGTGACGCAAAATGTTGGATATGGTTATTCCTCTCATGCCACTCGTGCGCAGTATGTCAGCCAAACACCAATACCACCCGTTGCTCATTTTCACCAGCAGCAGAGTGGATATGACAATTACACGAGTTATCAACCTTATGTGGCAGGAAGCTATAACCAACTGGGTGGTGGATGGACCCCTCAAGGTAGCCAAAATGTTGCTCGAGGGTATAGTAATCCACGTCCTTCCAGTAATCACTTCTCGGCGTTGGGAAGAGGAAGAGATAGAAGGCCCCCATCTTCAGGTCATAACCGTTAA